The sequence below is a genomic window from candidate division WOR-3 bacterium.
TATCCTGAGACTTTAGGTGTCCAGTCGTATATGTATTTCCAGAGCTATCAGCAATTATCGCTGACGGCACATCAGTCCCGGCTGGATTCACATACTGATAAACCCACTCCGGAGTCTGGGCAAATAAGAAGGAAGAAGTAGGAAGTAAGAAGTGAAAAGTGAAAAAAATAGAAGTTAGAAGACAGAAGTCAGAAAAGAGATGGAAGATGGAGAAAAGATTTTTTATTTCGGATTTCGGATTGCGGAATGTGGAATGGGAAAAAGACATTGCGGATTGCGTCCGCCAGACGGAGTGACGGATGCAAATAGCGAAATCGTTTGAAACTCTCCTCATTTTTACTCCTGTTTCATTTTAACGGGAAAATCCAATATGTGTATACCTAAAAATAATAAAATAATATACCCAGAATTGAATATTGTTTTTCCAAATAGGTGCCAAGGTTCAAGTATCTTCATCTTTTCCTCAATTATATTCCTTGGTTTAAACAAGAGAAACGAGATTTCTTATCGGGGCTGGAAGCCCCTCGTACATTTATATAGCAAGGCGCAACAGCAAGCTGTTGCACTCCAGATTATTGCTAAATGTAGTATTTGAGCTTGCTCAACATTTGCAGAGTGAACTCTGCCACTACTACAGGAATTACTGGGGATAAATTCCAATTTATCAAATAACCAATCCCAATTACCATACCAGCATCCACGCCTATAAACCAACAACCATTTCCCAAAATCATTCATCCTGATTTTCCTTTAAACTCGCACCAGTTAAATATACAAATACATCTTCAAGGGTCGGCGATGTGACATTCACAGACAGAACCTTTGCCTTATCCCGAATCATATCAACAAGTTTACTCAATAACAATTCAGGATTGTCGGTATTCACACGGACATAATGGTAGCCATCCTGTTTTGATACATTCAAACTTACCGCTTCTTTTATCTGAACAAAATCTTCTTTATTCAAATCACCCAAACATTTCAGTTCTAAAACCTGTTCCTGGGGCATCGCCTTTTTCAAGGCGGTTGGAGTATCGAGCGCATTTATTCTGCCCCGATTCATAAATGCCACTCTATCACACAACTCATCCGCCTCATCCATATAATGGGTTGTTAATAAAATTGTCTTTTTCAATTTATGTGAAAGTTCTTCTTTGATAAATTGCCTGATAAACCTTGCAAAATAAGGGTCTAAACCGAGTGTTGGTTCATCAATCAACAAAATCGGTGGGTCATGGATCAAGGCACGGGCAATCGCAAGTTTCTGTTTCATTCCGCTGGAAAATTTTTCCACATTCTCATTTGCCCGATCTTTCAAATCCATTAGTTCAAGCAAGAAATCAATTCTTTCTTTTAATTTATTCTTCGGAACACCATAAAGTGCCCCGAAATACTTAAGATTATCAATTGCACTCAATTTCCAGTATAAACTCCTTTCTCCGCCGGTAAGCACACCGATTTTTTTTCTAACACCCAATGGGTCTTTTAAAACATCGCAACCACCAACGATTGCTGTACCGCCATCCGGTATCAATAGTGTAGAGATACATTTTATCAATGTTGTCTTACCCGCACCATTGGGTCCCAAAAGTCCGAATAACTCCCCTTCTCTTATTTCAAAACTGACACCATCAACGGCCCGGACTTCCGCGGTATGTTTCTTGAAAATCTTTATTAGATTTTTTATAATGATGTCATTCGCCATTAAATAATGATATTCAGGAAATTTAAATAATCAAGACCTTACCAGAGTTGCATAACGGATTCAAATTCAAAGCCAATTTTAAAAATTGGTTTATTCTCTCACCGACTTCTACCCCTTTAGATTAAGATGGAAATACAGAGGGCTTTTTGCTAACTTCTTAAAGTTATCTCAGAAGAATCAATTTTTCGGTTAACGCTGCCTCTCCATCAGTAAGCTGAATAAAATATACTCCCTGCGGAACAATCTTACCTTTATCATCTCTGCAATTCCAGTTTAAGATCTGCCAGTTATCTTTATTTGATTTTCCATAGAACAAGGTTTTCACTCTACCACCATACAGGTTGTAAATTCGAATTTCATAAGTTTTATCATCGGAAGGTAAATAAACTTTAAACCTTACATTACCAATCTTCTGTGGATTAGCATTCATCAGTTTTATTGTAATCTGCTGCGGGGTACCGAGATTAAAAGGTTCTTCAGAAATACCCACTGGACTCTCAAGAAAATTACCAGTCAAGACAACTGCATAGGGTTGTCTTGCCGTCACGACATTTGCTGCCATCACCCTTAATCTCCATTGTCCGCGCCGGGGATTAGGGATATTGAAACATTCATAAGGATTTAAACTATCGTAGGGAGCGGTTGGATTGCGAACCGATTGCCCATTAGAGTAAACATTTCCTTTGAAAGAATCTGAAGCTGGTGATATCAATCTGACATTCAGATTATTAATCAATGCCCTTGTTGCGCCTGCTGCAGCAGCAGTATCGGTCCAGGCAACGACCGCACGTAGTGCAGGAACAGAATCAATTATTGTAAATATATATTCCGCAAACTGACCGGTTGATAATCCAATTGTATCATCATAAAGTAGCAACTCTCTTCGGTCCGGAGTGGGATTGGCAAAGGCAAGGACCGAATCCACAGTAATCCTTCCCCAGCCAATATATTCACTGGGAACTACATAACTCCCGATGTTCGGTGATGTAGAGACATAAACCATTGCCCGAAGCAATGCTGAACTCACATATCTCATACTATCAGGAGGATTCCGATAGCCCCGCGGGTACCAGCCTTTTTTCAAATATTCGCGCATCAAACCGACACAGGCATTACATGAGGGTGCAGACATCGAAGTTCCAGACATTGAAACATAAGAATTAGTGGTATTTCGCTGGGCAGAATAGATACCTTCGCCAGGCGTAGCACAATCAGGTTTTATTCTGCCATCAGGTGCCGGGCCACGGCTTGAAAAAGTGGATAAAACAGTAGCATTGGTTCCATTTTGCACACTGGCAACTGCAAGCATTGATTTTGCATTTCCAGGCTCTGTTATACGATACTGGCTTGATTGTCCCTGATTACCACATGATTTTATCAGCACTACATCGCGATTGCGCCAGCAGAATAGGTCACACTCCATACTCTTAGCTGAATACTGCCCCATCGTCCCGGTCCACCAGGAATTGGAAATTGTATATGCCCGCAATTGAGGATTACGAAGGGTATTGGTTAATACATCAAAAACCGTTATAAAATTATAAGAAGAAGACGGTATCGGACATAGGTGAGAGATTCTCGCACCCTTAGAGTGTCCATCCCTTGGGTCTGTACCACCCATTGCTGAATCATTTCCGGCAATTGTACCGCCCACATGGGTACCGTGACCGTCTGGGTCACCCACTCCACTCGCTGGCGGATATTTCTTGAAAACCACCACCTTGCGGTGATTGGGAAATTCCCCGGTGTCGGTAATAGCAATATTGGGGTCGCGAAAAGCATAGTGATTCACATCAAGTCCGGTGTCGGTATAACCGAGAATCTGGTCAATACCAAATATTCCCTGACGCCAAATCGGACGGAGTGTATCGGTTGGAGGCAACCCTTTCTGATTAACCCATTGTGCCTGGTCATTTTCAGGTTCCGAGGGGAACCACTCTTCAATCCAGTAAACACCAATCAAGTTGGCAATTTCTATCAATTTCTGCCGTTCGCATTCCACCCAGAAAAATTTTATAGCATCGGTGTCAGAGAAACTGAGCACCCTGATACCGAGATTAGTTAAATCTTGTGAAATAGCGGCTATTGACTCTGTAGGAAAAATATAGACAAGAAACTTCCCGTATCGGCTGCCATCGAGGATATTACGATAGAATTTATATGCAGGCTGATATATCTCAACCCATCTGACGACCGGCAACCTCTCTACCAGTTTCTTAATTTGATTATCCATTTGGACGACAA
It includes:
- a CDS encoding ABC transporter ATP-binding protein, with product MANDIIIKNLIKIFKKHTAEVRAVDGVSFEIREGELFGLLGPNGAGKTTLIKCISTLLIPDGGTAIVGGCDVLKDPLGVRKKIGVLTGGERSLYWKLSAIDNLKYFGALYGVPKNKLKERIDFLLELMDLKDRANENVEKFSSGMKQKLAIARALIHDPPILLIDEPTLGLDPYFARFIRQFIKEELSHKLKKTILLTTHYMDEADELCDRVAFMNRGRINALDTPTALKKAMPQEQVLELKCLGDLNKEDFVQIKEAVSLNVSKQDGYHYVRVNTDNPELLLSKLVDMIRDKAKVLSVNVTSPTLEDVFVYLTGASLKENQDE
- a CDS encoding S8 family serine peptidase; the protein is MRVFMISLLIVFASGSENNPLRPFTIGYYEPPPLGDGNILSITDYHFDPLVERPNLPEDLSIKEYPEGGKGYYLVQLYGPIYQDKLQRVEQTGAKVLGCHSRYNFVVQMDNQIKKLVERLPVVRWVEIYQPAYKFYRNILDGSRYGKFLVYIFPTESIAAISQDLTNLGIRVLSFSDTDAIKFFWVECERQKLIEIANLIGVYWIEEWFPSEPENDQAQWVNQKGLPPTDTLRPIWRQGIFGIDQILGYTDTGLDVNHYAFRDPNIAITDTGEFPNHRKVVVFKKYPPASGVGDPDGHGTHVGGTIAGNDSAMGGTDPRDGHSKGARISHLCPIPSSSYNFITVFDVLTNTLRNPQLRAYTISNSWWTGTMGQYSAKSMECDLFCWRNRDVVLIKSCGNQGQSSQYRITEPGNAKSMLAVASVQNGTNATVLSTFSSRGPAPDGRIKPDCATPGEGIYSAQRNTTNSYVSMSGTSMSAPSCNACVGLMREYLKKGWYPRGYRNPPDSMRYVSSALLRAMVYVSTSPNIGSYVVPSEYIGWGRITVDSVLAFANPTPDRRELLLYDDTIGLSTGQFAEYIFTIIDSVPALRAVVAWTDTAAAAGATRALINNLNVRLISPASDSFKGNVYSNGQSVRNPTAPYDSLNPYECFNIPNPRRGQWRLRVMAANVVTARQPYAVVLTGNFLESPVGISEEPFNLGTPQQITIKLMNANPQKIGNVRFKVYLPSDDKTYEIRIYNLYGGRVKTLFYGKSNKDNWQILNWNCRDDKGKIVPQGVYFIQLTDGEAALTEKLILLR